The following DNA comes from Curtobacterium sp. 9128.
GGCGCGGTCTAGAAGACGCGCTTGTCCCGCTGCGCGACCCGCAGCCCGCTCGCGATGAGCCGCAGCACCAGCTCGCGGCCGGTGACCGGCGTCGCACCGAGCGCCACGAGCTCGTCGTACCGCGCGAGCGGCACGTCGTAGTGGTCGTGGTCGAACGCGCGCCGGGGAACACCGGCCCGTGCAGCGAACTCGTGGAGTTCCGCGTACGATAGGTCACTGACGAGGTGCGACCACACGGTTTCGTGTGCGGGCCACGTCGGTGGGTCGATCAACACGGTCACTCCGACAGACTACGTGTGTCGCCGTTTGACCGGACCCATGGGCATCGAGTATTCTCGATCCCTGGTGTCAACGGGCGGTTCTGCCTGTGTCGTCGATCCCCAGTCCGACTGGGCAGATCGCGCCTAGGCACCCGAGACTTCCCTCAAGCAGAGTTACGTAAGGATTTCCACGTGGTTTACGCAGTAGTGCGCGCCGGCGGCCGTCAGGAGAAGGTCGAGGTCGGCACGATCCTCACCATCGATCGCGCCAAGGCCGATGACAAGGGCAACATCGAGCTCGCGCCCGTGCTCCTCGTGGACGGTGACAACATCACCTCCGCCGCGACCGACCTGGCCAAGGTGACCGTGACCGCCGAGGTGCTCGAGGACCTCCGCGGCAAGAAGGTCGTCATCCAGAAGTTCAAGAACAAGACCGGGTACAAGAAGCGCCAGGGTTTCCGCGCTGAGCTGACCCGCGTCAAGATCACCAAGATCGCGTAAGGGAGTCTCCTCATGGCACACAAGAAGGGTGCGAGTTCCACTCGCAACGGTCGCGACTCGAACGCACAGCGCCTCGGCGTGAAGCGCTTCGGTGGCGAGGTCGTCAACGCCGGTGAGATCATCGTCCGCCAGCGTGGCACGCACTTCCACCCGGGCGCCAACGTCGGCCGCGGTGGCGACGACACGCTGTTCGCCCTGGCCGCCGGCTCGGTCGAGTTCGGCACCAAGGGTGGCCGCAAGGTCATCAACATCGTCAACGCGTAGTACCCACTACAAGCACCGCTGACGACATCGCCGCCGCGTGAGCGGACGGCGACGCAAGTCTCAGGAGGAGGGGCAGGCCGAGTGCCTGCCCCTCCTTCCCATTTCTACGAAAGTGTGAACAACCGATGGCGACGTTCGTCGACGACGTGATCCTGCACCTCAGCGCGGGGAACGGCGGCAACGGCTGCGTGTCCGTTCGTCGCGAGAAGTTCAAGCCACTGGCCGGCCCGGACGGCGGGAACGGTGGCGACGGTGGCGACATCGTCCTCGTGGCCGACCCGCAGGTGACGACGCTGCTCGGGTACCACCGCTCACCGCACCGCTCCAGCCGCAACGGCCAGCCGGGCATGGGCGACATGCGCAGCGGCATCTCCGGGGAGGTCCTCGAGCTGCCCGTGCCCGTCGGCACCGTGGTCTTCGAGGAGAACGGCGATCTGCTCGCCGACATGACCGAGCCCGGGATGCGCGTCGTCGTGGCCCAGGGCGGTCAGGGCGGCCTCGGCAACGCCGCACTCGCGACAACGAAGCGCAAGGCGCCGGGGTTCGCACTCCTCGGGACCGAGGGGGAGTCCGGCGACGTCCGGCTCGAGCTGAAGACCATCGCCGACGTCGCACTCGTCGGGTACCCGAGCGCCGGAAAGTCCTCGCTCATCGCCGCGGTGTCCGCCGCGAAGCCGAAGATCGCGGACTACCCGTTCACGACCCTCACCCCGAACCTCGGCGTCGTCGAGTCCGGTGAGGTCCGCTTCACCGTCGCCGACGTCCCCGGCCTGATCGAGGGCGCATCGGAGGGCAAGGGCCTCGGCCTGGAGTTCCTCCGCCACGTGGAGCGCTGCGAGGTGCTCCTGCACGTCATCGACTGCGCCACGCTCGACCCCGGTCGCGACCCGATCAGCGACCTCGACGTGCTCCTCGGCGAGCTCGAGCGCTACCCGGTTCCCGAGGGACAGGTCCCGCTCGCCGAGCGCCCCCAGCTCATCGCGCTCAACAAGGTCGACGTGCCCGACGCCGCGGAACTCGCGGCCTTCGTCACGCCCGAACTCGAAGCGCGCGGCTACCGGGTCTTCTCGATCTCGACCGCGTCGCACCAGGGCCTCCGCGAGCTGACGTTCGCCCTCGCCGACATCGTCGAGCAGGCCAGGGCCACCGCTTCGGCCGAGCCGGTCCAGGAGCGCATCGTCATCCGCCCGAAGGCCGTCGACGCCAAGGGTGGCTTCACCGTCCGTGCCGAGGGCGGCGAGGAGCACCGCTTCTACCGCGTGCGCGGCACGAAGCCGGAGCGCTGGATCCAGCAGACCGACTTCACCAACGAGGAGGCGATCGGCTACCTGGCCGACCGGCTCGCGAAGCTCGGTGTCGAGGACGGGCTCTTCAAGGCCGGGGCCGTCGCCGGGTCGACCGTCGTCATCGGCGGCGAGGGCGGCATGGTCTTCGACTGGGAGCCGACGCTCACGTCGACCGCCGAACTCATCACGAGCGCCCGCGGGACGGACGCCCGCGTCGACATGAACATGCGTCCGACCCGCAACCAGCGGCGCGAGGAGTACTTCGAGCGCATGGACGCCAAGGCCGCCGCGCGCGCCGAACTCGAGTCGGAGCGCAAGTCCGGGCTGTGGGCGGACGAGGACCCCGCGGAAGAGGACTGACCAGCACATGACCGACACGACCGACCAGACCGCACTCGGCCCCGTCACGACGCGCGAGGACATCCCGCGCGCTCGACGGATCGTGGTCAAGGTCGG
Coding sequences within:
- a CDS encoding DUF4031 domain-containing protein; this translates as MTVLIDPPTWPAHETVWSHLVSDLSYAELHEFAARAGVPRRAFDHDHYDVPLARYDELVALGATPVTGRELVLRLIASGLRVAQRDKRVF
- the rpmA gene encoding 50S ribosomal protein L27, whose translation is MAHKKGASSTRNGRDSNAQRLGVKRFGGEVVNAGEIIVRQRGTHFHPGANVGRGGDDTLFALAAGSVEFGTKGGRKVINIVNA
- the rplU gene encoding 50S ribosomal protein L21, with protein sequence MVYAVVRAGGRQEKVEVGTILTIDRAKADDKGNIELAPVLLVDGDNITSAATDLAKVTVTAEVLEDLRGKKVVIQKFKNKTGYKKRQGFRAELTRVKITKIA
- the obgE gene encoding GTPase ObgE → MATFVDDVILHLSAGNGGNGCVSVRREKFKPLAGPDGGNGGDGGDIVLVADPQVTTLLGYHRSPHRSSRNGQPGMGDMRSGISGEVLELPVPVGTVVFEENGDLLADMTEPGMRVVVAQGGQGGLGNAALATTKRKAPGFALLGTEGESGDVRLELKTIADVALVGYPSAGKSSLIAAVSAAKPKIADYPFTTLTPNLGVVESGEVRFTVADVPGLIEGASEGKGLGLEFLRHVERCEVLLHVIDCATLDPGRDPISDLDVLLGELERYPVPEGQVPLAERPQLIALNKVDVPDAAELAAFVTPELEARGYRVFSISTASHQGLRELTFALADIVEQARATASAEPVQERIVIRPKAVDAKGGFTVRAEGGEEHRFYRVRGTKPERWIQQTDFTNEEAIGYLADRLAKLGVEDGLFKAGAVAGSTVVIGGEGGMVFDWEPTLTSTAELITSARGTDARVDMNMRPTRNQRREEYFERMDAKAAARAELESERKSGLWADEDPAEED